In Candidatus Zymogenaceae bacterium, the DNA window CCGCCACGTCCGGCGGAAGCCTCAGGACCAGCATTAAAAACGGCATCCATAATACTCCGCCGCCGATCCCGGTAATGGTCACCACCGTGGCGATGGCAATCCCTACGAAAAACGAGAGAAAGACCAGTGATTCCATGAATCACAAATTCCATTTTCCTTCCGGCTCCACGGAAAACAGGGTAAACTCTTCCGTCATTTCATGTAACTGCACAAGGCTCCGCCTGAGATGTTCCGTCTCCCGATATGCCGGGGCCTCTGTACCGTTCGGATCTATCAAGCACGCCTGTATATCGTCCAGGGAATCCAAGCCGGAGGAGGCGAAAATCCGGACATGGCCCACCACCTCGCCGAAATCGCTGATGAGATCGTTAATGAATTCCCCCATCCTGCCGATTTCATCGTTGGTATAGACCGGCATCGCCTCCTTCAAGTCGCCCGTGGAGATGCGGTCGCCGACCCGGAACATACGCCTCAACGGCAGGGTGATCTTCTTGACAAAGATGACCAGCACCACGCTTGTAATAAGCACCTGTATGGCAAGAAGCAGCATAACCTTGTTCCTGAGGCGGACCAACGGCTCTATCGCCTCGGCTTCCGTGATGCTTCCCGCAGTCAGAAGAGCCGCATTATCCAATATCATTCCCCGCAGGTTCTCATCGCCAACCTCCCGCATGAACTCGATGCCCAGGGTGAGTACGGTCAGAACGATGATCATGAGATATATGATCATCCGTCTGCCGATGGTAATCCGTTCTTTCTTCCCCGGCTCCATACGCTCCCTAATACATCATTTCTATAATAATACTGAGGTTGTCAGCGATCATCTTGGCGCCTGTGAGCAGCACAAACATGGAAAACAGTATCTTGAGAACCGCCTCCGGAGCGAACCTGTTTAAAATCGGCCCAAGCTGCCCGCCGCACAACACGCCGGTCATGGTAAATATCGCCACATCCCAACGTATCTGGCCCTCCCAGATATTGATTGATGTGGCCACGTATCCGGCAATGGCCTCCACCATCACGGTGGTCGCCACCGCCCGGTGCACGTTGAGTTTGTAGACACGCTCCAGAACCGGGAAGATGGTCTCCGCCGTACCCACCGAGGAGAGTCCGCTGGAGAGCCCTCCCAAAAACGGAACCCACGCGAAGGGATATATCTCCTCGGTTCCCAAACCCTCCCGATTTCCATATTTCTTTTCCGCCATGGAGACAAACGTCCATATGGCGCACCCCACGACGATCAGCCCGAAAAACACCTTGAGGATCGCCTCGTTGGTCACCAGGGCCAGATGAAGACCGATAATCACGCCCGGTATGGTGAGCATGATCATCGGAAAGGCTATATTGAATTCGATTTGACGCTGTCTGACGTATCCCACCAGCGCGGAGCTCATGCCGACGAGCTCCGTGACCATGCCGGTGCCGACGCTCTCGGGCACGGTCATGCCTAGAAAATATACAAAAATGGGCAGAAAGATAATCCCGCCGCCGAATCCGCTTCCAGTGGCGGTCATCGCCACCAGGATGGAAATCGGAAACATAAACCAGTTTGCCGACGACTGGGCGAGAAATTCCATCACATGCTCCATCATCCATGCCCATATTACAGTTTGTCAAGATCGATCTGGTAGAAACTAAAGGATTCCACCAGCGATTTGAGCTCTCGGATGTCCTTGTAGAGGACATTGAGCTGCTGTTGAATTTCATCACTGATTTGCTTTTCCTTGAGTACTTCCACCCGGTTATGAATAACATCGGTAGCGTCCGCCGCGGATAGGCTGATCTTTCCAACCATCAATAAAACTTCCTGAAAATCCGCGGTTATATCATTAATGATGCCACCCAGCTGACCTATCTCGTCTTTCGTATACACCGGCACCGTCTTTGCGAGATTTCCCCGGGAAATCTCCTTCGCCGTCTGTACCATCTCGTCCAGGGGACCGGCCACGTCCTTGATAAAGAAAAACAGGGTTAAGAAGACCGCCGCCAGCACTATTCCCAAAACAATGATCATACGTATCTGCAGGTGATTCAGCGGTTCATATATCGACTCGAAATTAAAACCCGCCACAGCATCCAAAGCTGTGTGTTCCTCGGCCTGAACCATGATGATCTCGGTGATCTGATCGGTCAGCTTCGGCTCGCCCACCTCGATAATCAACTCCACCGTAATGGCGATACAGACGAACACCACCAGCAGGAAATATATCAACAGCTTTTTCTTCAGATCGCTGAAAATGGCGCTTTGACGCTTCTCTTTCGCGGATTTCCTCCGTTCACTTTTCCTGCGTTCCACGCCGAAGCGACGCTCACCCTTTTTTTGCACATCCCGCCAGTTATGTTTCCTTCTCTCTCCTTTTCTCTGTTTTTCCCTCCGACGATCAACACCGTTCCAGGATGAGCCGCCCTCGCCATTTATTTCGTTCATCTGATGCCTTCCCATGAATTCAAAGGTAATATCAAGATGCTAATCTCCGCATAATTGATACCCAGCAACACCTTTCATTCGTTCAGGACCCGGACCACGGTGGCCTTGAGCTCCTCGGGGGTAAAGGGCTTCAAGATCACCGCTCTGATCCCCATTTTTTCCGCCGCCTCTTCAAGAAAATGCTTTTCCTCCTCCTGTCGGAGGGTCAGCAGTATTACGCGGGCGTCCGGATTATCCTTGAGGATCGTTTCCGCTGCGGTAAAGCCGTCGGTATTTCGCATGGTCACATCCATCGTGACCAGGTCCGGCTGAAGCCGGCGAAACAACTCCACGGCTTCATCGCCGTCCTTTGCCTCTCCCACCACTTCGATATCGTCGTCCAACAGCGCCTCTTTAATACGGTTTCGCATGAAGGTCGAGTCATCGACAACTAACACGGTCCTGGGCATCTGTCGTTTCTCCTTTGGTTCTGGTCAATAGTCGTTCATGGTTTCCGGCACCTACCGGGGAGGTCTCCCTTTCTCTCTTTACATAGGACACCGCCCGCATACCGAGTGAGAACAGATATCCCGAAAACGGTTTATCCCCATGACGGATCACCTTTAAGGAAATCGGCGGGGGAGGGATCATCCTTCCCTCTCCCGGGTCAATGGTGTATCACAGTATCTACTTCTCCCGCGCGATCTCGTCCGCCGTGCGGAACCGGAACTGGCTCATAAGATCAACATTGGTACCGGCCATTCGCTGGATCGTCTCGGCGTTTTCCCGGACGATACCGGCTCCCTCAACCACCTCCGAGGTGTTCTGAACGCCTTCGATAATACTCTCGCTGATGCGGGCTGAACGGCTCGCGACATCCTGAATGACCTCCTCGAAGGCCTGGGTTCTCCGTCCCTGCTCGGTGGTCAACTCCACGATTTCTTGGGCCAGAGACGCCAGGTCGTCCATGGAGCGAAGCACCTCCTCGATGCTCTTGAGCTGCAGGGTCATGGCCTCGGCGACCGTTCCAGCCATTGCCGTGGCCTCCTCGCCGGATTTCACGCCGAACTCAAGGCTCTCCGTCGCCTCACGGGCCAGGTTTGCATTCTGCCGGGCGATACCTGTGGTTTCCTCGGCATTCTTGAGAATCCGGTCCAGCTCCATGGCCACATCTCCGGCGGCCCGGGTACCGTCTTCCACGGCGCGATGCGCTGCTCGGATCAGGTCGGTAATCTCCTTGGTGGCCTCACCGGAACGCTCGGCCAGTTTCCTGACCTCGTCGGCGACCACCGCAAAACCCTTCCCATGCTCGCCGGCTCTCGCCGCCTCAATGGCGGCGTTGAGGGCCAGGAGGTTGGTTTGCTCGGCGATGTCGTTGATGACCTCGACGATCTCAAACACCTGCTCGGTGGATTCGGAGATCGATCGAATACCTACCTCGTTTCTTTGCACCGCTTCCTGGCCGGCTCTGGCGATACTCATCACGTTCTCGGCACGCTCGGCGGCGCCCGCGGCGTTTGTCGTCACGGTACCGGCAATCTCCAGGGCCCTTCTCAGCTCGGCGGTGGCCTCAAGACCTCCCGCAGAAACGCCTTTCGCCTGCTCCACCAGCTCGTTGATGGCCGACGCCATCTCGTTGACCGACGAAGATGTCTGGGCGGCGTTTGTTGCCTGGGCGTTGGCTCGCTCCTGGACGGACAGGGCTGTTTGGGCCATTTCGGAAATCAGGTTCAAGGCCGTTCGGGACGCCTCCACCTCACTCTCGGTAATATCGGAGATCTCGTTCATTTTTCCCCGGAGCTCCGTCATAATGCTTGCATTTCTCTCAGCAATAGGCCCCGCTTCCTGGGAGAGGTTTCGCACCGTTCCGGCGCCCTGGGCGACCCGGGCAACAATGCCCTCCAGTCGGGCCACGAACTCATTAAAGTTCTGTGCCAAAACCCCCAGTTCATCACTTGTCGTTACCTCCAGTCGCTGTGTCAGGTCAGCGCCGGCGCCGGCCAGCGCCTCCATCTGGTCGGAGTACCGGGTGATGGGACCTGAGATGTTTCGGGCAAAGAAATACGCCACGACTCCCACCAGGACCGCCATGAGAAGCGTTATCACCGTGGCGTATATTCGCGAGGCGGACAGGGTACGGTAGGCTTCCGCAACGTCAGATTCCGAGACAATGAGCATGTTGTACTGGGGAACGGGGATGGCCACGCCGAATACGTCCGTACCCCGGTAGTCCTCCCATCTGCCGAAAGTACGCTCCTCCTCTCTGCCGCCCACGTATTCCTCTACGGTAGCGGCCAGCTCGGCGCCTCGCTTGTAGCTTTCCAGATCAGAGATGTTGATCTCGAAGATCGCCGTCTCTTTCACCAGTCCCTCACGTATCAGGTCAGCAACGAAGAGAGACTCAGAGGCCATGTACCCGGTATCCAGGGCTGCGATATAGGTTTCACCGGTGTCACCGAATCTCGTGTGAGTGAGGAGATCCGTGAAATAATTCGGTTCGATAAGCTGTACGAACACACCGTACTTTACCCCTCCCTTTATAACCGGGCCGGACAGAGCGATCAATATATGACCATGGATGGGGTCCTCATAATATTTGACCACAACATTATCCGGGTCATTATTGCCAATCGCCTCCGAGAACCAGTCCTCATTGATAAAACTGTTCCCGATGTTTTCAGGAAACGTGCTGGCCTTGCAGACGCCCGAGTTGTCGATATACATGATATCGTGAAGAAATCGGGTTCGCTCCGCCTTCAGGGACTCAAAGAGCGTCACCGTGATGAAGAACTCTCCGGTCACCAGCGGTTGCTCGAATTCCGCGTAACTGGCGAAGGTTCGATGGTCACTGCGACGCTCTGCAAAAAACTCGGTGATGATACCGCCCGCTGCATTCGAGAGGGACGTCAACTCACTCTCGATTAGCGTGTTGGTATCCGATTTGACTCGCTGATACGCCATAATCGATATCGTCAGCATCGGAACAAGGGCGATGACGATCATTAGGACGATCAGTTTTAACCGAATAGACATTTTCTATCCCCCTTTATATTCACAGGTATGTATGCCGCGAGAGACCTTTCGCGCCCCCGCGGAATTTATGTTATTCAACACCAGTCAACTGCTCTCTTTCTCGATCGGTGAGTATCTTGGAAAAATCCAGAAGAATGATCAGCCGGTCCTCCAGGCGGCTTACGCCGTAGATATACTCGCTCTCCACCCCGGCGGTTACCATTTCAGGCGCACTCTGAATGGACTCCGTATGAACGCTCATGACCTTGGAGACCGAATCAACGATAAAACCGGTCACCTTTTCCTCCAACTCGATGATCATAATCCGGGTGGCTTTGTCAGTCGGAGTAATTTCCAGATCCAGACGCCGGCGCAGGTCCACCACCGGCACCACCTTTCCGCGAAGGTTTATGACGCCCTCCAGAAACGCCGGTGTGTTCGGTACCTCGGTTATGGTAGTCGGCCGGATGATCTCCTGGACCAGAAGGATGTCAACCCCGAATTCCTCGTTACTTAAGAAAAATGTAACAATCTGCATATCCCCCGCTCTTTCGAGCCCCTCGGCCCGTTTTTCTTCGGCCATGTTCCATCACCTCCTATGTCTTTCGTTTTTTATATACAAATGTGTTCATTATCTTCATCGGCTTAAATATCGTGGTGTGCCGCATCAGCGATTCGGTGGATGCTGTAAAAAGATATCCATTCTCATCCAGTACGTGGGAAATCCCCCTGACGACTTCCGGCACCCGCTGATCCGAAAAATACATCAGGACGTTTCGGCAAAACACCACATCAAAATGAAAATCGCGCCGCGCCTCCCATGATGCCACATCGTTGAGATTGATCGGGATGAATTGTATCATCTCCCTCAGCTCCGGGATTACCTCGAACCCGCCGTTTTTCGTTGATACATAGGTCCCCATAAATCGAGAGGGGAGGTGCCGTATCGCCCATTGACTATATTTGCCGATTCGGGCGGAATCCAGAGCGATCTCGTTTATATCCGAGGCGATAATGGTGACCTTCATATCGGGAAGATCCGGCCGCTCACGTTTGAGCTCCTGGCAAAGAATGGCCAAGGTATAGGCTTCCTCGCCGGTGGAACATCCCGCACTCCAGATACGTATCGTTCTCGTGCCCACCCTCTGAGCGATTTCCGGAAGCACCCGATCCTTCAGGGCGGCAAGCTGCTCCTCCTCCCGAAAAAAAAAGGTTTCGCTGATTTTCATCTTGTCAATCAGATTAACCAGCTCAATATCTTTATACCGGTGCTTGACCGCCAGATAGTAGGTAAAGGGGGTCTCAAAACCGAGCTCTGAAATCCGTTCGGCAAGCTTTCTGGAAAAAATCCCCAGCTGCTCATCTTTCAGTTTCAAACCGGTTATCTCCTGGACATAGTCCCTGACCATTCTCACACCTTCAATGTCCAAGATCATCTCCCAACAGCATCTTCATATGTGTAACCAGTTTTTTCGGCTCCGTCGGCTTCGCCAGGTGAATGTTGGCGCCCGCCTTGAGGCCCTTTTCCCGGTGTTTTTTTATTTCCTCTTCCACCGTGATGATTATTATGGGAATTACGTCATACCCGTCTATCCGCCTGATTCTCTCGATAAACTCATATCCGTCCATCACCGGCATGAAAATATCGGTGATAACGCCTTTGTAGCGATTGTTCCGGGCCATCTCAAGGGCCTCTGCGCCGTTTTCCGCGGTATCCACCACGAATCCCTCCGATTGAAAAATCACCCGCAGAGAATCACGGATCACCTTGGAATCGTCCACTACCAGAAGTTCAGGATACATGAGGCCCTTATAGCTTTTTTATAACATAAATTAAGTAAAAAACTTACTTTTTTTTCAATGCCTTTGAAAGCTCAAAAGCAATGCTGACATCCGGAAATACGCCGTCGGTAATACCGTCCGCGATCACCGCCGACGGCATCTGGGGATAGAGGCATGTCTTCTCCTCCTGGGCGAATATCAATCCACCCATCTGTTTTACCTCCCGGGCGCCCTCAATCCCATCGTCATGTTCCCCGGTCATAACCACTCCGATGGCCCTGTCTCCATAGGTCTCCGCCAGGGAAAGCAAAAGCATATTGAAGGAGTTTTTATGTTCGAAGTCGAAAGGACGTTCATGGAGTCTTATTTTCTTTGTGCCGCTGTCATCGACAACGGTCATGTAATTGCCGTCGGACGTAATGTAACAGACTCTCTCTTTAATCTCCTCACCGTCGACGGCGGGTTTGACGATCATTTGGGAAAAGGTGTTGAGATAATCGGCAAAAGGTCCGACAATATCGTTCGGCATGTACTGCACCGCCAGCACCGCGGCGTTCACATCTTTCGGGAATCTGGTGATCATCTTCATCATTGAACCATACCCGCCCATTGCGGCCCCGACGGCCACCACGTTATCGGCCCGGTTGTGCGACGAGATATCGGTGTCGTCGCTTTCACTTTCCGTTACTCGAATGTGTTGGATGGAGCTGATCCTGACCTGAGCGGCCCGTTTGATCTTTTCGATGATGTTCCTTTTCTGATCTTCGAGACTCAGGTCCTGACGGGAATTGGGCTTGGCGATGAAATCCACCGCGCCGAAGCGAAACGAATCGAAGGTCGTTTTTGCGCCCTCCACCGTATACGCCGACAGCATCACCACCGGCGTCGGCTGCATGATCATAATATGCTTGAGGGCGGTCAATCCGTCCATTTCCGGCATATTGACGTCCATCGTCACCACATCAGGCCGATGCTTGGCGAGCTTCACCAGGGCGTCCTTGCCGTCCCGGGCGATATCCACAACGTCGACATCCTCGTCACCGGAGAGAATATCAGAAATCCCCTTGGCGATGATCTTGGAGTCGTCCACCACCAGCACCTTCACCCTTCCCCCGGTCGAAAGAAAAGATCCTTCCGTGTTGTCGATGATGATTTCCTCATCCAACACAAAATCCTTTCGGTGTATCTCGTCGAGGGTAACTATGTTTTCCATCAACAATTGTTCCCACTTCTTATGAATGGACTTGGCAATGGGAGCGGTGTTTCGTTGTGTGGAAAATTGACCACCGGGCCACGACAGTATCTCCTTCAAGGCGGGCTCGCCTTTGGTCCCGTTCGATTCCGCATGAACTATTTCGCCGTTCTCGAAAAAGATTATCCCCTCCCGGCCCTGGGAACGAAAACTCACCGCGTTCGTCACCCTGGCCAGGCAGTTGAGCTGAATGATGTCCGGTATTTGTATGCCCTCCATTTCCCCCTTGAAGCTTCCGACGCTCCTTTCAAAGGCGCTTGTTATCAGGCTAAACAGCTCTTTCGGTTCGAAGGGTTTTTCGATATACCCCACAGACCCGTTCTGAAAGGCTTGACTATGAAGCTCGGGAGTTGAATAACCGGTCATCATGATGACCTTAACTTCAGGATGGTGTTTTTTTACCTCCATTAAGAGATCAAACCCATTGACATCGGGCATGTAGATATCGGTAACCAATATATCAATGTCCTGGGACCTGATTATTTCGATGGCGTCTCCGCCCGATACGCATTCGATATATTCGTATCCTTCACTGAATCCTTTGAGGTTCTTGATGATGAATGCAAGAAGATCCCGGTCATCATCCACCACTAAAACTTTTTTTGTATCACTCATGGTTCACAGGTATCTCTATAGATCGTTCTTTAAAATAGGAATATCATGAAAATCATTGATCACCTGGGTTATCAGACCCCGTTCCAGGACATCCCGGTCCGAATCCGGGAGAAAGTGCGTCTCGTAACTCTGAACAAGGGTCGTTCCTCCCCTTCGATACACCTCCTCAATACCCTTTACTCCATCCTGATTCACCCCGGCAATGAGCATGCCGATCGTTCCCGACTCGAAGATTTCAGCCGCGGATATCATCATGGCATCTATGGGTTTTCCTTCAGTAGGTCTACTCTCTATATAAAACGTGTCTTCAAAGATGTCCTCATGAATGCCGATATTGTTGGAGAGTGAGTTTACATACACCGTTGATTGCCTGAGAATCGTTTTGTCGGCGGCGACAACCACATTGAGGGGAGATACCGTATTGAATTTTTCAACAAACGATTCGAGTATCATCGGCGAAATATCCTGACTGATGAGTATTGGTGTTTTGAAGTCCCTCGGCAGATGGTGCACCAGCCTGATAATATGGTTCGGACCGCCCAGAGATGTCCCGACGACAATAATTCTCTTTTTCGTCCATGGAGCATTCTCCACCTGTGGGCGATCGGATAATTCCTGGATTTTCACCCGCCTGATATTCTCCACATCAACGGTGGACGCGATCTTTATACGGTGTATCAATTCCTCCTTCTGGGACTCAATATTTCGAGATACCGATCCGGACGGCTTCGGCAGAAAATCAACAACGCCGAGTCTGAGACTCTCGAACGTCACGTCCCCCTGATGGGTCAGCGCGCTGACCACGACAACGGGCGTGGGGCATTCGATCATAATATGCTTAAGCGCGGTAATACCGTCCATTTCCGGCATGTCGATATCAAGGGTCACCACGTCCGGCTTCAGGGTTTTGACGGCCTCGATCCCCTCCTGTCCCGTCTTCCCGTATCCCACCACCTTGATATTCTCGTCGGACTCCAGGAGCCTGGTGAGCTCTTTTCGCATGAACTCCGCGTCATCGACGATCACAACCCTGATATTTTTATCTACCATACCGTCACCTTCATCCGAGTACCTCGCGAACTAACTCCTGAAGACTCTCCATCACAAACGGTTTTTCGAGACAGCCGAACACTCCCCCCCTGTCCAATAACGTTTTTTCCTTTTCACTGATATATTCATAGAGGAGTACAACCTTGAGCTCCGGATGGAGTTCCCGCAGTTTGAAAAAAAAATTCATTCCCCCCATACCGGTGAGTGCGATATCCGAGAGAATAAGGTCAAATCCCCGGTCATTAATTCTTTCCAGGGCGTTTTCCGCGCTGTTCACGGTTTCTATCGTAATTTCCGGATAATCCTCGAGGATTTTATTTTTCAGGTAATCGGCGTATGCGCTTTCCTCATGTACTATCAGAATTCCGTTGTTGGTGGCATGCATGTGACAGTTGACTCATTACGAAGTAAAAAAACCGATATGGTATCGGGATACCGCCTGGAACGCCATACATGGCGCACGAACAAACAAGACGGCTGTTCGAATCATTAAAATTGCAAGAATCATGCCTAATACCGACTTTTCGCAACGGAACTCCTCCCGCATAAACAGAATTGTCCTGTAATATCAATATGATAGACTGTTCGCCATGTGTGTGTGACCGCAAAAATAAATTCTCTGACCCACACACCCATAAAACGCAAAATATTTTACATCCCTGTTCCCTCGAATATATTATTTATATATTGTATAATAATATCAACAAATTACAAAGCATTTTAGAATGATACAAGATGGCAAAAAATTTTGCATTTTTCGGAAAAATCTCTGTGTTTATTATGTCCTGTATGTATCATACTCCTGAAAAAACCCTTGCCTCCCGAAGGGAAAGGGTTTACCATGCCAATGTTCAATATCGTGAACAGATCGTCCAACCGTATGTATATCCATCTATTGAGGAATAATCCATGCCAACGCTCTTTGAAGAGACCCGTATCAAGTCCATGACATTGAAAAACCGTATCGTACGCTCCGCTACCTTTGAGGGAATGAGCAGTGATAACGGAAAACCCACCGACGATCTTCTTACCCTGTACGAGCGCCTTGCCCGGGGCGGTACGGGGCTGATCATCACCGGCATGTTCTATGTCTCGGACGACGGGAAGTATAGAAAAGAAGGGGCCCTGGGAATCCACACCGACGACCTGATCCCGTTGTATCGATCCATCACCGACAGGATTCACGCCCTGGGGGGCGCCATCGCCACGCAGATAGCCCACTGCGGCCGGCAGACGACGCCGGCGGCCATCGGCACCCGCCCCATCGCCCCGTCGGCGGTCACCGATCGCTCAAGCTTCATCACCCCCCGGGCCATGACCACCGACGACATCCGGCGGGTCATCGACGATTTCGCCGCCGCCGCCGGTCGGGCCAAACAGAGCGGCTTCGACGCCGTCCAGATCCACGGCGCCCACGGCTACCTGGTCAGCTCCTTTCTGTGCCCACACACCAACCGCAGGACGGATCGCTGGGGGGGATCCCTCGAAAACCGCATGCGCTTCGTCACCGAGGTGGTCGGGGCGTGCCGGGAGTCCGTCGGAGACGACTACCCGCTGCTCATCAAGATCAGCGCCACCGACGGCATGAGGCGGGGGTTGACCCTCACCGAGAGCGTCG includes these proteins:
- a CDS encoding NADH:flavin oxidoreductase, with the translated sequence MPTLFEETRIKSMTLKNRIVRSATFEGMSSDNGKPTDDLLTLYERLARGGTGLIITGMFYVSDDGKYRKEGALGIHTDDLIPLYRSITDRIHALGGAIATQIAHCGRQTTPAAIGTRPIAPSAVTDRSSFITPRAMTTDDIRRVIDDFAAAAGRAKQSGFDAVQIHGAHGYLVSSFLCPHTNRRTDRWGGSLENRMRFVTEVVGACRESVGDDYPLLIKISATDGMRRGLTLTESVEAAKMLDALGIDGIEVSCGIAEDSMTTLRGDLPIDALLDDLGMFRGRPLLRFFTRRFGKRLFATPFSEEYNLDAAIAIKEAVSVPVFAVGGVTRPERMEKIVQEGWADYISLSRPLIIQPHWPNKIQEGDTRPSPCIRCNHCLIYLPAAPLRCYHGRRIGEVKGADTKNMS